A window of Adhaeribacter arboris genomic DNA:
TGGTAGGTGAGCGGAGCGGTACCAGTAGCGGTTACTTTAAAGGTGGCGGGTTGTCCGGCGGCAACCGTTAGGTTGGCCGGTTGTTGTTCAATACGGGGCGCAGCATTAGTAGTATAAATAATCTTATAAACGGCACTGGTACTTCTTTCCAGATAATACAAATTGCCATCTGTACCCACAGTAATCCCCAAAGCGTAGTCGCCGAGATTAGTGGCAAAAGGTTGGCGGATAGGAGTAGGGCTGGAAAGATCCAGTACATTAATCCATTTACTGCATAAATCCTGAAAAAAATAACGACCTTGGTAAGCAGCGGGATAATTGGTAGTAATTGGGTTAAAAAAAACTCCCCCGGTAATGGCACAACCCGTACCATCTTCGGAGCCGTGCGGATAGGCAAATACCGGATTGGCATAGGCCGGGTCCGTGCTGAATCCTTCTTTAACGGGCCAGCCAAAATTTTTTCCCCCGGCACTAGCATCGTTTATTTCTTCCCAAGTAACCTGACCTACATCGTTCACGAATATTCGGCCGGTACCGGGTTGGACCGCGAAAGTATACGGGTTACGCAAGCCGGAGGCCCAGATTCTTTTTTTTTGAGCTGAACCAGTAGTATAGGGATTACCTGCCGGAATGGAGCCATTCGGGTTTATCCGGAGTAATTTTCCGTGGTAAGTATTTAAGTCTTGAGATTGAGCCGGGTTGGCATTCTCGCCAATGGCTACGTATAATTTACCATCCTTGCCAAAGTGCATGGCGCCACCATTATGGTTATTAGCACTACTGAGCGGGTCCAGGTTTAATACAACTACTTCGCTACCTGGTACTACTACGTCGCCTTTAGCCGTAAACCGGCTTATCCGGTTGCGGGGTGTTCCCCGAACCGTATAATACACATATAAGTACTGATTACTGGCAAAGTTCGGGTCCAGGGTCAGGCCGATTAAACCTCTTTCCCCGTTGGAAGTAACCGGTAGCTGCATAAAAGGAGTTGAAAGAAGCTTCCCATTTTTGATAACCCGTAAAATGCCATCTTGCTGAGCTACCAAAATTCTACCATCCGGGGTAAAAGCCATTACCGTAGGTTTACTAATGCCGGAAGCAACCTGCACCCGGCTGAAACCGGCCGGTAAAGTATGGGCTTGAGTTGATGCGTTCCCCAGAAGATTAATCAAAATAAACAAAAAAAGAATTTAGCTTTTCGGCTATTCCGTTTAATGGGTCTCTTTGTCATCATAATCTAAATTTTTAAGTAGTTTTTTGTAGTGCCAACCATACTAATACCGCTAGATTTAAGGACTTTTGACTTTTAAAGGAGTAAAATGAATGGTTAGCTGGAAATAGCAGAAGCCTTATTTTTACTGTATTTACGCTGTAGTTGATAAAGCTTCGGCCGGTGGCGAACTATCAGCAGCATACTTACCAGCATCACGAGCAAAGAAATACCTACCGTTAACCCAATAATAACATACCCATTCGTAAAACTTCTGAATACGGCTTCTACAAAAAAAGCGGCAAATAAGCCCATCACCGATCCGTTTATATAATTATAATGCTTTTGCAGCCAGTTTCCCCGCCGCCGGATAACCGGATAAATACCCAGAGAAACAAAAAACAAATTAATGAGCGCTCCTACGTGAAAAGGCCCCGGTAAGCCGGAATTATATTCTAAAATGCCCCAGGCACTTACGTCCAGGATAACAATACTTACTACGTAAACCCAGCCCATACGGCGGTGCGAACGGGTTCCTTTCGGCGTGAGTAAAATATAAGTAGCGGCGGCTACGGCTATAATGCCGGTAATTACATGAAACCATCCGAACAGATTATGAATTTGCCATTCCATTGTAGTAGGAGTTAAAATTTATTTTCGGGTAAAAATTGATTAGAAGTAAAGGTTGATGAGGTATTTACCGGCGGGTGAGTTAATTACATTTCTTGCGTAGTATACGGGGTAGCAAGCAAGTTTTATTTTCCTGTCTTCCTTGTTTTATTTA
This region includes:
- a CDS encoding DUF2306 domain-containing protein encodes the protein MEWQIHNLFGWFHVITGIIAVAAATYILLTPKGTRSHRRMGWVYVVSIVILDVSAWGILEYNSGLPGPFHVGALINLFFVSLGIYPVIRRRGNWLQKHYNYINGSVMGLFAAFFVEAVFRSFTNGYVIIGLTVGISLLVMLVSMLLIVRHRPKLYQLQRKYSKNKASAISS